One segment of Sphingobacteriales bacterium DNA contains the following:
- a CDS encoding RagB/SusD family nutrient uptake outer membrane protein: protein MKSFKIFGFSAMILGLFLLSSCEKFLDLEPEDRISVEEALNSLGGLDSAMTGAFDRFQSSGQMFSGGLLSNGELLSDNVYTDAISDFGLAQLRAREMVTFNGESTNLWNDGYNLIHRCNTVLAYMKNVSMGDADKVRLEAEARFLRGVTYFELVKHFGQPWGSSKYPELGVPLMTEPGSTTNGTNIARSSVAAVYDFAIADLTYAAQNLSPDSRRASKQAAQAFLARIYLQQSNYAAAAEQAAAVVNSGKYTLATDLMEVFNSENGVLHPEVVFAIINRTGDNNNSIRGRYRKNSDLFKMSTDFMALLNADVAEGSNRGAMYVTEGIETFTTKWDNNKISIPVIRYAEMLLTLAECAAKNGDEATARTHLNTVRQRAGLADMNVSGEDLINAIYKERALELAFEGDRIHFLKRLQRDIKSGSTGEVAAWNADNLVYPIPQGDMDANDAMQQNPGYE from the coding sequence ATGAAATCTTTTAAAATATTCGGCTTTTCGGCGATGATACTCGGATTGTTTTTGTTGAGTTCTTGCGAAAAGTTTTTGGATTTAGAACCTGAAGACCGCATTTCTGTAGAGGAAGCACTTAACTCGCTCGGCGGCTTGGATTCGGCGATGACGGGTGCTTTTGACCGTTTTCAGAGCAGCGGACAAATGTTTTCGGGTGGTTTACTCAGCAACGGCGAACTGTTGTCGGATAATGTATATACTGATGCTATCAGCGATTTTGGTCTGGCGCAACTGCGCGCCCGCGAAATGGTGACGTTCAACGGCGAGTCCACTAATTTGTGGAACGATGGCTACAATCTTATTCATCGTTGCAATACGGTACTGGCATACATGAAAAATGTAAGTATGGGCGATGCCGACAAGGTGCGCTTGGAAGCCGAAGCCCGTTTTTTGCGCGGGGTTACTTATTTTGAGTTGGTAAAACATTTCGGACAACCTTGGGGTTCTTCCAAATACCCCGAATTGGGTGTGCCGCTGATGACAGAGCCGGGCAGCACCACCAACGGCACGAATATTGCCCGAAGTTCAGTGGCTGCTGTTTATGATTTTGCTATTGCCGACCTCACTTATGCTGCTCAAAATTTATCACCCGACAGCCGCCGAGCTTCTAAACAAGCAGCGCAGGCATTTTTGGCGCGTATTTATTTGCAGCAAAGCAACTATGCCGCCGCTGCCGAGCAAGCCGCCGCAGTAGTAAACAGCGGAAAATACACCTTAGCCACTGATTTGATGGAAGTATTTAATTCCGAAAATGGTGTTCTTCACCCCGAAGTAGTATTTGCTATCATCAACCGCACCGGCGACAATAACAACTCTATTCGCGGACGCTATCGCAAAAACAGCGACTTGTTTAAAATGAGTACCGATTTTATGGCTTTGCTCAATGCCGATGTAGCAGAAGGCAGCAATCGCGGGGCGATGTATGTAACTGAAGGCATTGAAACTTTTACGACCAAATGGGACAACAATAAAATCAGTATTCCGGTGATACGCTATGCCGAAATGTTGCTCACTTTGGCAGAATGTGCTGCCAAAAACGGCGATGAAGCAACAGCGCGCACCCACCTCAATACTGTGCGCCAACGCGCCGGATTAGCAGATATGAATGTAAGCGGCGAAGATTTAATCAATGCCATTTACAAAGAGCGCGCTTTAGAATTGGCATTTGAAGGCGACCGTATTCATTTCCTAAAACGCCTCCAAAGAGACATCAAAAGCGGCTCTACTGGCGAAGTAGCAGCGTGGAACGCCGACAATTTGGTATATCCTATACCACAAGGCGATATGGACGCTAACGATGCCATGCAACAAAATCCGGGGTACGAATAA
- a CDS encoding NAD(P)/FAD-dependent oxidoreductase, with translation MPENFKIVVVGGGNAGLSLAAQLLLKDASLSVAIIEPSEKHYYQPAWTLVGAGVYDIKKTERLEKDFIPKKATWIKDAVVAFEPEHNKVVCKSGKEISYEILVVCPGIQLDWDKIAGLKENLGKNNVSSNYSFDYAPYTWEMIKNFKGGVAVFTNPPTPIKCGGAPHKIMYLACDYWAKNGVMEKTEVHYVSGAGVIFGVPEYAATLKEILARHNIKTHFGAIVKSIDGGKREITFEAKTDSIKEIQSQTQFAACFGMEPAADSPTTLVNLKFDFCHAVPPQSAPDFIKKSPLADANSPYGYVEVDKHTFRHTRYPNVFSLGDASSAPCSKTGAAIRKQVPVVVSHILAQLNKSTSTASYDGQSACPIPTQYGKLMLAEFDYSNKPKMTFPFDQAKPRRSMWVLKKYILPWLYWNKILSGKA, from the coding sequence ATGCCTGAAAATTTCAAAATTGTGGTAGTCGGTGGCGGTAATGCCGGACTTTCTCTTGCCGCACAATTATTGCTCAAAGATGCTTCGCTGTCGGTAGCAATTATAGAGCCTTCCGAAAAGCACTATTATCAACCGGCTTGGACTTTGGTAGGAGCGGGTGTGTACGACATCAAAAAAACGGAGCGTTTAGAGAAAGATTTTATTCCTAAAAAAGCTACATGGATAAAAGATGCCGTTGTTGCTTTTGAGCCGGAACACAACAAAGTTGTTTGTAAGTCGGGCAAAGAAATCAGCTATGAAATATTGGTGGTATGTCCGGGTATTCAGTTGGATTGGGATAAAATAGCAGGTTTGAAGGAGAATTTGGGCAAAAATAATGTATCCAGCAATTATTCTTTTGACTACGCGCCATATACATGGGAAATGATTAAAAATTTCAAAGGCGGGGTTGCTGTATTTACCAATCCGCCCACACCTATAAAATGTGGCGGCGCACCACACAAAATTATGTACTTAGCCTGCGATTATTGGGCAAAAAACGGAGTTATGGAAAAAACCGAAGTACATTATGTGTCGGGAGCGGGCGTTATTTTCGGGGTGCCTGAATATGCCGCCACTTTGAAAGAAATTTTGGCACGGCACAACATAAAAACACATTTCGGAGCCATAGTAAAATCTATTGACGGCGGCAAGCGCGAAATTACTTTTGAAGCCAAAACCGACAGTATCAAAGAAATACAGTCACAAACCCAGTTTGCCGCTTGTTTTGGTATGGAGCCTGCCGCCGATTCGCCTACAACTTTGGTTAACCTCAAATTTGATTTTTGCCATGCTGTTCCGCCGCAATCAGCTCCCGATTTTATCAAAAAAAGTCCGCTTGCCGATGCCAACAGCCCTTATGGATATGTAGAAGTAGATAAGCACACTTTTCGGCACACGCGCTACCCCAATGTATTTTCGCTCGGCGATGCCAGCAGTGCCCCTTGCAGCAAAACCGGTGCTGCCATACGCAAACAAGTGCCGGTGGTGGTGTCGCATATTTTGGCGCAACTCAACAAAAGCACTTCTACCGCCTCCTACGACGGACAATCGGCTTGCCCGATTCCTACTCAATACGGCAAATTGATGCTGGCAGAATTTGATTATTCCAACAAACCCAAAATGACTTTTCCTTTTGACCAAGCCAAACCCAGACGCTCTATGTGGGTATTGAAGAAATACATATTGCCGTGGTTGTACTGGAATAAAATATTGAGCGGGAAAGCCTGA
- a CDS encoding sigma-70 family RNA polymerase sigma factor, translating into MNNKSETTTIGDTVKKYGRQLFSFIRGKTKTPEDAEDILQEVWYQLSRLTNLEDLENMSAWLYAVSRNKITDLYRKKTSDSLENYAYENEDGIFEIKDILLSDDSHHPELALFKDVFWQEILAALDELPENQKRVFIDNEIEDKTLQQIADEQGENLKTIISRKGYAVKHIRKKLQPLYNDLLKT; encoded by the coding sequence ATGAACAACAAATCGGAGACAACAACAATTGGTGATACCGTAAAAAAATACGGGCGGCAATTATTTTCTTTTATCAGAGGCAAAACCAAAACGCCGGAAGATGCCGAAGATATTTTGCAGGAAGTATGGTATCAGTTGAGTCGCCTGACGAATTTGGAGGATTTAGAAAATATGAGTGCTTGGTTGTATGCAGTTTCAAGAAATAAAATCACGGATTTGTATCGCAAAAAAACCAGCGACTCCCTCGAAAATTATGCCTACGAAAATGAGGACGGCATTTTTGAAATAAAAGATATTTTATTGTCAGACGACAGCCACCACCCCGAGTTGGCTCTGTTCAAAGATGTATTTTGGCAAGAAATTTTGGCGGCATTAGATGAATTACCTGAAAATCAAAAGCGCGTTTTTATTGACAACGAAATAGAAGATAAAACGCTGCAACAAATAGCCGACGAGCAGGGCGAAAACCTCAAAACCATCATCAGCCGCAAAGGTTATGCCGTAAAACATATCAGAAAAAAATTACAACCTCTCTACAACGACCTCCTAAAAACTTAA
- a CDS encoding SusC/RagA family TonB-linked outer membrane protein: MRNGTATNPLSTIQGKAPGVLITTDGAQAGSPITVRVRGTASINGSEPLYVIDGIPVENRDLSNGGAGYNLNTLSTLNPADIENITILKDATATAIYGSRGAGGVVLITTKRGKKGKPRFDVEIKQGISEITKRLDLLDAREYVILYKEAYDNDVARGLTNPDTEPFALPRGVDVYEGLENNTNWLDKVLQTGTFTDANATFTGGTKMLTYNAGASYRKEKTILVGNDFQRANVRLNLDYTPLNWVKMGTNISYAYTNTALPPASYAGGFGTAQSSALPIYPVYDSTGAYFYPDVNVNPVAQLENRDQDHIVNRILGGVFAEINFTKNLTGRADFSIDQSNQEENYFENHIIRGLPDDRAWYRTIKYRSWNTNQTLRYNKVFKEVHDVSLLGGFSAQRAREEYTFTEWEGNIIESTNIDTLQDRDGVGRNYAFASFFGRANYTYNQRYLLDFTMRRDGSSRFGPENRWGTFPAVSAAWIVSEENFLRDHPHLTYLKLKGGWGQAGYAEIGDFEYAAYFSVPDNILYDGQNGSAPSSLAVPDLSWEVQTTTNGGLEFGFWDGRLSGEIGAFYTKTTEMLINTVLAGTTGFTGVRTNNASLENKGWDLGINSRNIVKPKFKWSTDFSFSHSRNKVLDLQGQEVSGTNFGDNRAIEGQPIGAWLLVRFYGVDPATGDELWLDANGNVIVASAGASTTERVVIGNPYPLYWGGLTNNFEYKNFDFSFQFNYALDFNIYDDHGKRQLGNMAFNWNQDARTLDRWQQAGDITDIRRLSLKQNWDFNSSRHLYDGDYIRLKNLTVGYNVPSATTKKLKIQAMRVYLNATNLLTWTKYPGWDPEVNRDKSGSITQSVSYLSNPQAKVVSVGVRVGF, from the coding sequence TTGCGCAACGGAACGGCAACCAACCCGCTTTCAACCATTCAGGGAAAAGCTCCGGGGGTGTTGATTACCACAGACGGTGCGCAAGCCGGTTCGCCGATTACGGTGCGTGTGCGTGGTACGGCATCTATTAATGGTTCTGAACCTTTGTATGTTATTGATGGTATTCCGGTAGAAAACCGCGACCTCAGCAATGGTGGTGCCGGTTACAACCTCAATACACTTTCAACGCTCAATCCTGCCGATATTGAAAATATCACGATTTTAAAAGATGCTACTGCCACCGCTATCTACGGCTCGCGTGGAGCGGGTGGGGTAGTGCTTATCACCACCAAAAGAGGTAAAAAAGGAAAACCCCGTTTTGATGTGGAAATAAAACAGGGTATTTCTGAAATTACAAAACGCTTGGATTTATTAGATGCCAGAGAGTATGTTATACTATATAAGGAAGCCTATGACAATGACGTAGCACGCGGCTTGACCAACCCCGATACTGAGCCTTTTGCTTTGCCGCGTGGTGTTGATGTATATGAAGGTTTAGAAAACAATACAAATTGGTTGGATAAAGTATTGCAAACAGGTACCTTTACTGATGCCAACGCTACTTTTACAGGTGGTACTAAAATGCTCACTTATAATGCGGGTGCTTCTTATCGCAAGGAGAAAACAATTTTGGTGGGTAATGATTTTCAAAGAGCCAATGTGCGCCTGAATTTGGACTATACACCTTTGAACTGGGTGAAAATGGGAACAAACATAAGCTATGCTTATACGAATACTGCGTTGCCGCCGGCTTCGTATGCGGGGGGCTTCGGTACGGCACAAAGCTCGGCATTGCCGATATATCCGGTATATGACAGCACCGGAGCTTATTTTTATCCTGATGTAAATGTAAATCCGGTGGCGCAATTGGAAAACCGCGACCAAGACCATATCGTTAATCGTATTTTGGGCGGTGTTTTTGCGGAAATCAATTTTACAAAAAACCTCACAGGTCGTGCCGATTTCAGTATTGACCAAAGCAATCAGGAAGAAAATTATTTTGAAAACCATATCATTCGCGGATTACCTGACGACCGCGCTTGGTATCGCACCATCAAATACAGAAGTTGGAATACCAACCAAACTTTGCGCTACAACAAAGTATTCAAAGAAGTACATGATGTGAGCTTGTTGGGTGGTTTTTCGGCACAGCGTGCCCGCGAAGAATATACCTTTACGGAGTGGGAAGGCAATATTATAGAAAGTACAAATATTGATACACTCCAAGACCGAGATGGTGTAGGACGCAATTATGCTTTTGCTTCTTTCTTTGGTCGTGCCAACTATACTTATAATCAACGTTATTTGTTGGACTTTACGATGCGCCGCGATGGTTCTTCACGTTTTGGTCCCGAAAACAGATGGGGTACTTTTCCTGCTGTGTCAGCTGCGTGGATAGTGTCTGAAGAAAATTTCTTACGCGATCATCCGCATCTTACCTATTTGAAACTGAAAGGCGGTTGGGGACAAGCGGGTTATGCCGAAATCGGTGATTTTGAGTATGCTGCTTATTTTTCAGTACCCGACAATATTCTTTATGACGGGCAAAACGGCTCTGCGCCCTCATCTTTGGCAGTACCTGATTTGAGTTGGGAGGTGCAAACTACCACCAACGGCGGTTTGGAATTTGGTTTTTGGGACGGCAGGCTTTCGGGCGAAATCGGTGCATTTTATACCAAAACAACAGAAATGTTGATTAATACGGTGTTGGCAGGAACTACCGGCTTTACGGGAGTGCGTACCAATAATGCTTCTTTGGAAAATAAAGGCTGGGACTTGGGTATCAATAGCCGCAATATCGTGAAGCCTAAGTTTAAATGGAGTACTGATTTCAGTTTTTCTCATTCGCGCAACAAAGTGCTGGATTTGCAAGGACAAGAAGTAAGCGGTACAAATTTTGGCGATAACCGCGCCATTGAAGGGCAGCCTATCGGAGCTTGGTTGTTGGTGCGTTTTTATGGTGTTGACCCTGCCACCGGCGACGAGTTGTGGTTAGATGCAAATGGCAACGTAATCGTAGCGAGTGCGGGTGCTTCTACTACGGAGCGCGTGGTAATAGGCAACCCTTATCCTTTGTATTGGGGCGGTTTGACGAATAATTTTGAATACAAAAACTTTGATTTTTCTTTCCAGTTCAATTACGCGCTTGACTTTAATATTTATGACGACCACGGCAAACGCCAATTGGGAAATATGGCATTCAACTGGAATCAAGATGCACGTACCTTAGACCGTTGGCAACAAGCGGGCGACATTACCGATATTCGCCGTCTGAGCCTCAAACAAAACTGGGACTTCAACTCTTCGCGCCACCTGTATGACGGCGATTATATACGCTTGAAAAATTTGACGGTGGGCTATAATGTACCTTCGGCAACAACCAAAAAACTGAAAATTCAGGCGATGCGCGTATATTTGAATGCTACGAACTTACTCACTTGGACAAAATATCCGGGTTGGGATCCTGAAGTAAATCGCGATAAATCGGGTTCTATTACGCAAAGTGTATCGTATTTATCCAACCCACAGGCAAAAGTGGTTTCAGTGGGTGTGCGGGTAGGTTTTTAA
- a CDS encoding OmpA family protein, which translates to MTKHIKITLLLSLLVVSSMTSCVSKKKFRNLQAELEFANEDLGKCGKQLHDYMGKLEACEIEKDKIGNEMRLRQEQIQDLKDQIADFKVQREQQVQQVGNLTVLSQAANENIKETLMQLEKKDKYIHLLQAAKTKADSINLALSVNLKSALRDGIEDQDVEIKVDKTVVFVNLSDKMLYESGSSKLTSRAYSVLEKIAQIVQSRPEVEVMVEGYTDDVPIKTACMDDNWDLSVKRSTSVVRVLQDNFNVDPNRLIAAGRGEYNRLADNSTAEGRATNRRTRIIILPKLDQFYDLLNPNNVPK; encoded by the coding sequence ATGACAAAACATATCAAAATTACACTGCTGCTTTCCTTATTGGTGGTAAGCAGTATGACTTCTTGCGTGAGCAAAAAGAAATTTCGCAACTTGCAGGCGGAGTTGGAGTTTGCCAATGAAGATTTGGGAAAATGTGGCAAACAACTCCACGATTATATGGGAAAATTGGAGGCTTGCGAAATAGAAAAAGACAAAATCGGCAATGAAATGCGCTTACGTCAGGAGCAAATTCAGGATTTGAAAGACCAGATTGCCGACTTCAAAGTGCAGCGCGAACAACAAGTGCAGCAAGTGGGCAACTTGACGGTATTGTCGCAGGCTGCCAATGAAAATATCAAAGAAACTTTGATGCAGTTGGAGAAAAAGGATAAATATATTCACTTGTTGCAAGCCGCCAAAACAAAAGCTGATTCTATCAATTTGGCTTTGTCGGTGAACTTAAAAAGTGCTTTGCGCGATGGCATAGAAGACCAAGATGTGGAGATTAAAGTGGATAAAACAGTGGTTTTTGTGAATTTGTCGGATAAAATGCTCTACGAAAGCGGCAGTTCTAAACTCACTTCGCGGGCTTATTCGGTGTTGGAAAAAATTGCGCAAATCGTGCAGTCGCGCCCCGAAGTGGAAGTGATGGTGGAAGGCTACACCGATGATGTGCCTATCAAAACGGCTTGTATGGACGACAACTGGGATTTGAGCGTAAAACGTTCTACTTCGGTGGTGCGTGTGTTACAGGATAATTTCAATGTAGATCCCAACCGCCTTATTGCCGCCGGTCGCGGAGAGTATAATCGCCTCGCCGACAACAGTACTGCCGAAGGCAGAGCTACTAATCGCCGCACCCGCATCATCATTTTGCCAAAACTCGACCAATTTTACGATTTGCTGAACCCCAACAACGTTCCAAAATAG
- the uraH gene encoding hydroxyisourate hydrolase produces the protein MSQLTTHVLDTAIGKPAPHLHIQLQGCLSKRQWRTLAQGCTNHDGRIPDLLPPSMFLAAGDYKMIFDTATYFAQSGTPNFYPRVEIIFHIADHEHYHVPLLLNPFGYSTYRGS, from the coding sequence GTGAGCCAACTTACCACCCACGTTTTAGATACCGCGATCGGAAAACCCGCCCCGCATCTGCACATACAACTGCAAGGCTGCCTGAGCAAGCGGCAGTGGCGCACTCTAGCACAAGGCTGCACCAATCACGATGGCAGAATACCCGATTTGCTGCCGCCTTCTATGTTTTTGGCAGCAGGCGATTATAAGATGATTTTTGATACAGCTACTTATTTTGCTCAAAGTGGCACTCCCAATTTTTATCCGCGCGTAGAAATTATATTTCATATCGCCGACCACGAGCATTATCATGTCCCTTTGCTGCTCAATCCTTTCGGATACAGCACCTATCGCGGCAGTTGA
- a CDS encoding class IV adenylate cyclase — protein MQLKNIEFKAKVEDIAPYEQKLLLLNPVFCGIDHQTDTYFRVQEGRLKLREGNIENALIHYYRPDAAAVKLSDIVLYPHTPQAALKQILSLHLGIKTIVEKRRKIYFINNVKFHFDIVPQLGHFVEVEAIDEAEKYTIAYLQQQCNFYFDYFGLKNDNLIAQSYSDMIEELAN, from the coding sequence ATGCAACTTAAAAATATAGAATTTAAAGCAAAAGTGGAGGATATAGCCCCTTATGAGCAAAAGCTGTTATTGTTGAATCCCGTTTTTTGTGGCATCGACCACCAAACCGACACCTACTTTCGGGTGCAAGAAGGGCGGCTCAAATTGCGCGAAGGAAACATTGAAAACGCCTTGATTCATTATTATCGCCCTGATGCGGCTGCCGTTAAATTGTCGGATATTGTGCTGTATCCGCACACGCCGCAGGCTGCTTTAAAACAGATTTTATCGCTGCATTTGGGCATTAAAACTATCGTAGAAAAACGGCGTAAAATTTATTTTATCAATAACGTAAAATTTCATTTTGACATAGTGCCGCAATTAGGTCATTTTGTGGAAGTAGAAGCCATTGACGAAGCCGAAAAATATACAATTGCGTATCTGCAACAACAATGCAATTTTTATTTTGATTATTTCGGTTTAAAAAATGATAACCTTATCGCACAATCGTATAGTGATATGATAGAAGAACTTGCTAATTAA
- a CDS encoding CotH kinase family protein: MMTTLYKKLWYVVIGLLCVAPFINLEAQADFPDNGVLYNDTLLPRVDIWIAAADLENIFDDVWSNTEYPATFAFSDGTHQDTVQQVGFRLRGSSSRVAAKKSFKISFNTFEQGRKYRGVEKLNLNGEHNDPSVMRSKICWDMLRRLRVPAPRANHVLLYINDTFYGVYINVEHIDENFVASRFGNNDGNLYKCTYPAAAEYLGNNPQSYMNAGYELKISGETPFEDVIQFTKTLQDSEAETMECDLSELLNTESYLRAAAFEVMAAHWDAPLYNRNNFYLYHNTRNNRLEYIPYDTDNTFGIDWFGIDWVARNIYDWDKPNDPMPFYEALINNAEMKAKYTQYIRFIADSLFNDTNFIADITQRRDMITPFIEQDDFYTYDYGFTPQDFLDSYSTALGGHVKSGLFQYIGSRANSALAQAQDLAFAPVVEHILHSAPLPAEWWEIAFNITTHQAALQSVQLQYQINGGAVQILNMYDDGIAPDPVAADGEYRAQVQMPAANALFTAHISVSDAAGNVALLPCNKAIEYDVQTPPFTLYINEWQAQNNTVISDEQGEYEDWIELYNPTETVLSLENVYLTDNFFYPNKWRLPPNLQMQPKSFSLFWADDETSEGAQHCNFKLSKEGEELAIFLKQNNKMLPLHKVRFGEQTADHSEGLYPDAADSVAVFEVPTPAASNVGAVLALSPVNTDAIECVYPNPAVAGEILYVQLNTADTQANITLYDLQGKAVWRTSIQNKNNALRLPACLSAAPYCLQAEIRGANGFYQKSNYFIILR, encoded by the coding sequence GTGATGACCACACTGTATAAAAAACTATGGTATGTTGTGATTGGACTGCTTTGTGTTGCTCCTTTTATTAATCTGGAGGCGCAGGCAGATTTTCCCGATAATGGCGTGTTGTATAATGACACATTGCTGCCGCGTGTTGATATTTGGATAGCTGCTGCCGATCTGGAAAATATTTTTGATGATGTTTGGAGCAATACTGAATATCCGGCGACTTTTGCTTTTTCTGACGGCACGCATCAGGATACGGTGCAGCAGGTGGGGTTTCGTTTACGAGGCTCTTCATCGAGGGTAGCTGCCAAAAAATCATTTAAAATTTCTTTCAATACCTTTGAGCAAGGGCGCAAATACAGAGGTGTTGAAAAACTCAATCTCAACGGCGAGCACAATGACCCCTCTGTTATGCGCTCTAAGATTTGCTGGGATATGTTGCGCCGTCTGCGTGTTCCCGCACCGCGTGCCAATCATGTGTTGCTCTATATCAATGATACATTTTATGGTGTATATATTAATGTAGAACATATTGACGAAAATTTTGTCGCTTCGCGCTTCGGCAACAACGATGGCAATTTGTATAAATGCACTTATCCTGCCGCTGCCGAATATTTGGGCAACAACCCACAAAGCTATATGAATGCCGGCTACGAACTCAAAATCAGCGGCGAAACTCCTTTTGAAGATGTGATACAATTTACGAAAACCCTTCAGGACAGCGAAGCGGAAACGATGGAATGTGATTTGAGTGAGCTGTTAAATACAGAAAGCTATTTGCGAGCCGCCGCTTTTGAAGTAATGGCGGCTCACTGGGACGCACCGCTATATAACCGCAATAATTTTTATTTATACCACAATACTCGCAACAACCGCCTCGAATATATTCCCTACGATACCGACAATACTTTTGGTATTGATTGGTTCGGTATTGATTGGGTAGCACGCAATATTTATGATTGGGACAAGCCGAATGACCCGATGCCATTTTATGAGGCTTTGATAAATAATGCGGAGATGAAAGCCAAATACACACAATATATTCGTTTTATTGCCGACAGTTTATTCAATGATACCAATTTTATTGCCGATATTACCCAACGCCGCGATATGATTACACCTTTTATTGAGCAAGATGATTTTTATACCTACGATTATGGATTTACGCCGCAGGATTTTCTCGACAGTTACAGTACGGCTTTGGGGGGACACGTCAAATCGGGGCTTTTTCAATACATTGGTTCGCGGGCTAATTCGGCTTTGGCACAGGCACAAGATTTAGCCTTTGCACCTGTGGTGGAACATATCCTCCACAGTGCGCCCCTGCCCGCCGAATGGTGGGAAATTGCCTTCAATATAACGACTCATCAGGCGGCTTTGCAGAGCGTTCAATTGCAATATCAGATAAATGGTGGTGCGGTTCAGATACTAAATATGTATGATGACGGTATTGCTCCCGACCCAGTTGCTGCCGATGGCGAATATCGTGCACAAGTCCAGATGCCCGCCGCCAATGCTCTTTTTACAGCCCATATTTCGGTGAGCGATGCCGCCGGAAATGTTGCTCTACTGCCCTGCAATAAGGCGATAGAATATGATGTTCAAACACCGCCTTTTACTTTGTATATCAACGAATGGCAGGCGCAAAATAATACTGTTATCAGTGATGAGCAAGGCGAGTACGAGGACTGGATAGAACTCTATAATCCCACAGAAACGGTGCTTTCGTTAGAAAATGTGTATTTGACGGATAATTTCTTCTATCCGAATAAATGGAGGCTGCCGCCAAATTTGCAAATGCAGCCGAAGAGTTTTTCACTGTTTTGGGCAGATGATGAAACTTCGGAAGGCGCACAACATTGTAATTTCAAGTTGAGCAAAGAAGGGGAGGAGTTGGCGATTTTTTTGAAGCAAAACAACAAAATGCTTCCTTTGCACAAAGTCCGCTTTGGCGAGCAAACCGCCGACCACAGCGAAGGGCTGTATCCTGATGCGGCGGATTCGGTGGCGGTATTTGAAGTACCCACACCCGCTGCTTCCAATGTAGGGGCAGTGCTTGCGCTATCGCCTGTAAATACTGACGCAATCGAGTGCGTTTATCCCAATCCCGCTGTTGCCGGAGAAATATTGTATGTGCAACTCAATACAGCCGACACCCAAGCAAATATCACTTTATATGACCTGCAAGGCAAAGCCGTTTGGCGCACTTCTATTCAGAATAAAAACAACGCATTGCGTTTACCTGCCTGTCTTTCGGCGGCACCTTATTGCTTACAAGCAGAAATAAGAGGAGCAAATGGTTTTTATCAAAAAAGCAATTATTTTATTATTTTAAGATAG
- a CDS encoding carboxypeptidase-like regulatory domain-containing protein, giving the protein MKRKLTFLFFIAFSSLWLSTIWAQGTISGEIADETGETLIGATVLLEGTTLATSADLDGTYTLKNVKAGTYVMVVSYLGYATQRLTLAVTDGANLTQNFTLVEDGMNLDELVVVGYGTKQKRNLTASITQIN; this is encoded by the coding sequence ATGAAAAGAAAACTTACCTTTCTTTTTTTTATCGCTTTCAGTAGTTTATGGCTCAGTACAATTTGGGCACAGGGTACTATCAGCGGTGAAATTGCAGATGAAACCGGTGAAACCCTTATCGGTGCTACCGTATTGCTGGAGGGCACTACTCTTGCCACTTCCGCCGACCTAGATGGAACATATACCCTCAAAAATGTAAAAGCGGGTACTTATGTAATGGTTGTTTCTTATTTGGGGTATGCTACACAACGCCTTACTTTGGCGGTGACAGATGGAGCGAACCTTACTCAAAATTTTACGCTCGTTGAAGACGGCATGAATTTAGATGAATTGGTGGTTGTGGGGTACGGCACGAAGCAAAAACGCAACCTCACTGCCTCCATTACACAAATCAATTAA
- a CDS encoding transcriptional repressor: MNEIQKILKTHQLRLTPCREQTLDFFLQQQIALSHADLERWLTAFDRVTLYRTLESFLEKGLIHQVPDDSGTTKYALCSTHCTHHAHHDEHVHFQCTHCGETRCIEQVAIPDIQLPQGFRLQEAKLLVKGICNRC; encoded by the coding sequence ATGAACGAAATACAAAAAATATTAAAAACGCATCAATTGCGCCTCACGCCGTGCCGCGAACAAACGCTGGATTTTTTTCTGCAACAACAAATTGCGCTATCGCACGCCGATTTGGAACGTTGGCTTACTGCTTTTGACCGCGTAACGCTGTATCGTACTTTGGAGAGTTTTTTGGAAAAAGGCTTAATTCATCAAGTGCCGGACGACTCCGGTACTACTAAATATGCACTTTGCTCTACACATTGTACCCACCACGCCCACCACGATGAGCATGTTCATTTTCAATGCACACATTGTGGCGAAACCCGTTGCATAGAGCAGGTTGCGATTCCTGATATTCAATTGCCGCAGGGTTTTCGTTTGCAGGAAGCCAAACTGCTCGTAAAAGGTATTTGTAATCGCTGTTAA